The Mycobacteriales bacterium genome has a segment encoding these proteins:
- a CDS encoding cytochrome c oxidase assembly protein has product MLVAAPLGALPGMLSAHGAAPHDLPPPLTVARAFTEWQIDPVVVVLLLVGAGLYLGGVRRLRARGDSWSRGRTISFVGLGLGSIAIATLSSLGVYDDTLFSVHMVQHMVLSMVAPIFMALGAPVTLALRALGHGRPRQALVTVLHSRVAAVLGSPLVAAPIFVGTMFVLYFTPLYQATLEHDWLHELTHVHFVFAGCLFFWPLLGLDPVPGRLHPLMRVLVLFITLPMHAWLGISIMGGHQIIAGHYYAELGRTWGPSLASDQSIGGGLLWASGDLISIVMFVAVFLQWSHADEREARRTDRRMDRAEAEHREDDELAAYNAYLADLAAGRARRFAR; this is encoded by the coding sequence GTGCTGGTCGCGGCCCCGCTCGGTGCTCTGCCGGGGATGCTGTCGGCCCACGGCGCCGCGCCGCACGACCTGCCCCCGCCGTTGACCGTGGCGCGGGCGTTCACCGAGTGGCAGATCGACCCGGTCGTGGTCGTGCTCCTGCTCGTCGGAGCCGGGCTCTACCTGGGCGGGGTGCGGCGGCTGCGCGCCCGCGGCGACTCCTGGTCCCGGGGCCGCACGATCTCGTTCGTCGGCCTCGGGCTCGGCAGCATCGCGATCGCGACGCTGTCGTCGCTGGGCGTCTACGACGACACGTTGTTCAGCGTCCACATGGTCCAGCACATGGTGCTGTCGATGGTGGCGCCGATCTTCATGGCGCTCGGCGCGCCGGTCACGCTGGCGCTGCGGGCGCTCGGGCACGGCCGGCCGCGGCAGGCTCTCGTGACGGTGCTGCACAGCCGGGTCGCCGCGGTGCTGGGCTCACCGCTGGTGGCCGCGCCGATCTTCGTCGGCACGATGTTCGTGCTCTACTTCACGCCGCTCTACCAGGCCACGCTGGAGCACGACTGGCTGCACGAGCTCACCCACGTGCACTTCGTGTTCGCCGGGTGCCTGTTCTTCTGGCCGCTGCTCGGGCTCGACCCGGTACCCGGCCGGCTGCACCCGCTGATGCGGGTCCTCGTGCTGTTCATCACGTTGCCGATGCACGCCTGGCTCGGCATCTCGATCATGGGCGGGCACCAGATCATCGCCGGCCACTACTACGCCGAGCTCGGCCGCACCTGGGGGCCGTCGCTCGCGTCCGACCAGTCCATCGGCGGCGGGCTGCTGTGGGCGTCCGGCGACCTGATCTCGATCGTGATGTTCGTCGCGGTGTTCTTGCAGTGGTCGCACGCCGACGAGCGCGAGGCCAGGCGCACCGACCGGCGCATGGACCGCGCCGAGGCCGAGCACCGCGAGGACGACGAGCTGGCGGCGTACAACGCCTACCTGGCCGACCTGGCCGCCGGTCGCGCCCGCAGGTTCGCCCGCTAG